One region of Oxyura jamaicensis isolate SHBP4307 breed ruddy duck chromosome 6 unlocalized genomic scaffold, BPBGC_Ojam_1.0 oxy6_random_OJ55, whole genome shotgun sequence genomic DNA includes:
- the GOT1 gene encoding LOW QUALITY PROTEIN: aspartate aminotransferase, cytoplasmic (The sequence of the model RefSeq protein was modified relative to this genomic sequence to represent the inferred CDS: deleted 1 base in 1 codon) yields MAASIFAAVPRAPPVAVFKLTADFREDADSRKVNLGVGAYRTDEGQPWVLPVVRKVEQMIAGDGKLNHEYLPILGLPEFRANASRIALGDDSPAIKENRIGSVQSLGGTGALRIGAEFLRRWYNGTNNTATPVYVSSPTWENHNSVFLDAGFKDIRTYHYWDAAKRGLDLQGLLDDMEKAPEFSIFILHACAHNPTGTDPTPDQWKQIAAVMKRRFLFPFFDSAYQGFASGSLDKDAWAVRYFVSEGFELFCAQSFSKNFGLYNERVGNLTVVGKDADNMQRVLSQMEKIVRTTWSNPPSQGARIVATTLTSPQLFDEWKDNVKTMADRVLLMRSELRSRLEALGTPGTWNHITDQIGMFSFTGLNPKQVEYMIKEKHIYLMASGRINMCGLTTKNLDYVAKSIHEAVTKIQ; encoded by the exons ATGGCCGCCTCCATCTTCGCCGCCGTCCCGCGCGCC CCCCCGGTCGCCGTGTTCAAGCTGACGGCGGATTTCCGGGAGGACGCCGACTCGCGGAAGGTCAACCTCGGCGTGGGCG CTTACCGCACGGACGAGGGGCAGCCGTGGGTGCTGCCGGTGGTGCGGAAGGTGGAGCAGATGATCGCCGGCGACGGGAAGCTGAACCACGAGTACCTGCCCATCCTCGGGCTGCCCGAGTTCCGCGCCAACGCCTCCCGCATCGCCCTGGGCGACGACAGCCCCGCCATCAAGGAGAACCGG ATCGGCAGCGTGCAGTCCCTGGGCGGGACGGGCGCCCTGCGCATCGGCGCGGAGTTCCTGCGGCGGTGGTACAACGGCACCAACAACACGGCCACCCCGGTCTACGTCTCCTCGCCAACCTGGG AGAACCACAACTCTGTGTTTCTGGATGCTGGCTTTAAAGACATCAGAACCTACCACTACTGGGATGCCGCCAAGAGGGGCCTGGACCTCCAGGGGCTGCTGGATGACATGGAG AAAGCTCCGGAGTTCTCCATCTTCATCCTCCACGCCTGCGCGCACAACCCGACGGGCACAGACCCTACTCCAGACCAGTGGAAGCAGATTGCTGCCGTTATGAAG CGCCGGTTCCTGTTTCCGTTCTTCGACTCGGCGTACCAAGGTTTTGCCTCTGGCAGCCTGGACAAGGATGCCTGGGCTGTGCGATACTTTGTCTCCGAGGGCTTTGAGCTCTTCTGTGCACAGTCGTTTTCCAAGAACTTTGGTCTCTACA ATGAACGTGTGGGGAACCTGACCGTGGTGGGGAAAGATGCGGACAACATGCAGCGCGTGCTTTCCCAGATGGAGAAGATCGTGCGCaccacctggtccaaccctccCTCCCAGGGAGCGCGCATCGTGGCGACTACGCTTACGTCCCCGCAGCTCTTTGACGAGTG gaaggaCAACGTGAAGACGATGGCAGATCGGGTCTTGCTGATGCGCTCAGAGCTCCGGTCTCGCCTGGAGGCCCTGGGGACCCCGGGCACCTGGAACCACATCACGGACCAGATCGGCATGTTCAGCTTCACGGGGTTGAACC CTAAGCAGGTGGAGTACATGATCAAGGAAAAACACATCTACCTGATGGCTAGCGGGCGTATCAACATGTGTGGCCTGACTACCAAGAACCTGGACTATGTGGCCAAGTCCATCCATGAAGCTGTCACAAAAATCCAATGA